The Juglans regia cultivar Chandler chromosome 2, Walnut 2.0, whole genome shotgun sequence genome includes a window with the following:
- the LOC118347679 gene encoding replication protein A 70 kDa DNA-binding subunit B-like: MRTVYTSMKDITPSTRNWKIKMIVADKSPKRTGQRSPVKYQSLTLIDPEGNRVQATMFDKDIDSRDDTLHIFRSYYISNAYVRPLDPKYRIETHEYQWILNSKTIIEEVPKDEEQLEVPKYQLIPFNELDAYKDSIAEIDVLAVAINIKPCREITSVHGPTTIQEIYVIDQSLNPICLTMWGQFVQDECKKISEIIGTKPVILGTRIRVGSYNGLSLSSRPKSKFMINLVLPEATSLQECCRAYVQLDDGTGKLSVVMFGEVVEEAFGCSAVELMNHTGDEHLPYIENLVAQVSQKEWMIELLVDPNRLNQQQHKNFNVISIDAVQEDTK, encoded by the exons ATGCGGACGGTTTATACATCGATGAAAGATATCACTCCAAGTACAAGgaattggaaaatcaaaatgatcGTGGCAGACAAGTCACCCAAACGAACAGGCCAACGCTCACCAGTGAAGTACCAAAGCCTAACATTGATTGATCCAGag GGAAATCGAGTGCAAGCAACAATGTTTGATAAAGATATAGACTCGCGAGATGATACTTTACATATTTTCCGGTCATATTACATCAGTAATGCATATGTAAGGCCACTGGATCCGAAGTATAGAATTGAAACACATGAATATCAATGGATCTTAAATTCCAAAACGATAATTGAGGAAGTTCCAAAGGATGAAGAACAATTGGAGGTACCAAAGTACCAACTCATTCCGTTCAATGAATTAGACGCTTACAAAGACTCAATTGCAGAAATAG ATGTTTTAGCTGTTGCAATCAATATCAAGCCATGTAGAGAGATAACTTCAGTACATGGACCAACAACTATTCAGGAAATATATGTCATTGATCaaag CTTAAACCCTATATGTTTAACTATGTGGGGTCAATTTGTGCAAGATGAATGCAAAAAAATCTCAGAAATAATTGGGACAAAGCCAGTTATACTTGGAACAAGAATAAGAGTTGGTTCTTAtaatg GATTGTCTCTTTCATCACGTCCGAAAAGTAAATTTATGATCAATCTTGTTCTTCCTGAGGCAACTTCATTGCAAGAGTG TTGTCGAGCATATGTTCAACTCGACGATGGTACAGGAAAACTATCTGTTGTTATGTTTGGTGAAGTTGTAGAGGAAGCATTCGGTTGTTCGGCAGTTGAGCTAATGAATCATACTGGTGAt GAACATTTGCCTTATATAGAAAATCTTGTAGCACAAGTTTCACAGAAAGAGTGGATGATTGAACTTTTAGTAGATCCCAATCGACTCAACCAACAACAGCACAAGAATTTCAATGTCATTTCTATTGATGCAGTACAAGAAGACACAAAATGA